In Spirosoma pollinicola, the genomic window CTCAATCATGTGGTGGCTCAGTTTGACCAGACAGGTATTGTGTTGAACAAGACACTCCGCAGTGCTGATGCAGCCGTTGGAACCCTGGGTTTGACAATTGCGGAGAACCGGGCGGGCTTGCAGGCAACACTCGCCAATGTGAACCGACTGTCGTCGTCGCTTATCGAAACGGAAAAACAGCTCAAGCCCATTTTAGCCAAAGCCGATACCTTCGCTGATTCGCTTCAGGGCCTACAGTTGAAACAGACGCTTGGGAGTGTTAATAAAACAGTTGATAATTTGCAGCATATTCTGGCTGATATCAATAACGGACGCGGTTCGTTAGGTAAGCTCACCTCCGACGAAGCCCTCTACACTAATGTTAACAAAACGACGGCCAGCCTCGAAAAACTCCTGACCGATCTGCGCGAGAACCCCAAACGCTATGTGCATTTCTCGCTTTTTGGACGAAAAGAAAAGCCTGCCCCAACGGAGACACAGCCTGCCAGTTCAACCGGTATGACAAGTCGGGCAGATTCGACGAAATAAGTCTTTGTAGCCGATACCAACTTGAGAAAGTTAAGAAAGCAGTAAGATTGATATGTAGTTTGAGTATATAACAGGGTCAATTTATGGAATATGCGCTATTTAGGCATCTTCATGGATAAACCCCTTTGTCCTTTTTCTGTGTCGATTTTCACTCATTAGCTTTTAACTCTCGAATCGTATGAAAACATTACTGGCAAGTCTTGTCATCACTCTTTTCACCGCTTCTCTATCCTGGGCACAAGCGGCCGAATCTTCACTAAACACCGATCTTTCTTTTCGTCAAGCTCTGAAGTCAATTCGCTACCCGGCTCTGGCTCATCAGCCGGAAAGAACGGCTAAGGTGTATGTCGACTTTGTTATTACAAAGGAAGGTAAGGTAGCTGATGTTAAGTTGTTGAAAATGGGTTCTATCGATAACGCCTTTATCGAAGAAGTTAATCGACTGGTTGCCCAACTGCCCACTCAGAAATCTACTTACGCTGGCGAATATGTTCTGCCCGTGGTATTTGAATCGCATAACAAACCAGGTGTTTACCAACCAACAGTTTCAGATCGGGCCGCTTTTGATCGAACATTTGTTCAGCTATCTCATTCTAAAGCACTGCTGAATGAACTGTATGTAGCCGCTAACTAATAAATACTCAAGACCAGAACAGTAAGGGCACAGCTATAAATTGTGCCCTTACTGTTTCCAGCCAGTATAAATTGGAGGAAAATTGAAACGTGGCAATGACTTGTATCCTTGTTGAGCTGGTCTTGTTAGAAATTGTTTTAATAGCCGCTATTCAAGGATGGTAACAACTGGCTTACTTTAGGGTTTTCTATTTGCCTATACTGGCGCACTTCTCGCTCATTCATGCAAACCCTCCTTGACGAACTCGCCCAACGCACTGCTCAAACTCAACTTGGTGGTGGACAGAAAAAAATTGATGATCAGCACCGAAAAGGTAAACTGACCGCTCGTGAACGCATTTCTTATCTTACCGATGAAGGTAAACCCTTTGTCGAAATAGGCTTGTTCACAGGCGATGGGTTATACGCCGAACATGGCGGCTGTCCATCGGGTGGGGTGGTTGTTGGTATTGGGTATGTATCGGGGCGGCAGTGTGTGATTGTTGCCAACGACGCCACGGTGAAAGCCGGTGCCTGGTTTCCAATTACCGCCAAAAAGAACCTTCGGGCGCAGGAAATCGCAATGGAGAACCGCCTGCCCATCATTTACTTGGTCGATAGTGCGGGTGTTTATCTGCCCTTACAGGACGAGGTTTTTGCCGACAAAGAGCACTTCGGGCGGACGTTCCGAAACAATGCCCACCTGTCGGCGATGGGTGTTTTGCAGGTTGCCGCCATTATGGGTAGTTGTGTGGCAGGTGGGGCCTATCTACCCATCATGTCCGACGAAGCGCTGATCGTAGAAGGAACAGGCTCTATTTTTCTGGCCGGGCCTTATCTGGTCAAAGCGTCCATTGGTGAAGATGTCGATGCCGAAACCCTCGGCGGAGCCACTACTCATACCGACATTTCGGGTGTAGTCGATAATAAATACCCCGACGATAAAAGCTGTCTGGATGCAATCAAGCGTATTTTTGATAAAACTGGACACCATGAAACCGCTGGCTTTGATCGGTCTGAACCCGCTCTGCCCACGAAAAATCCCGACGATATTTTCAAGATCCTGCCCGCCGATCGTGTCAAACCTTACGACATGCAGGAGATTGTGGACAGACTTGTGGATAAGTCCGAGTTCGATGCCTATAAGCCCGGTTATGGGCAGACGCTTCTCTGCGGTTATGCACGAATTGACGGGTGGGCTGTGGGAATCGTAGCGAACCAGCGAAAAGTTGTGAAAGCAAAAGGCCGAACGGGTCAGCCAACCGAAATGCAAATGGGCGGTGTAATATATGGCGATGCCGCCGATAAAGCCGCCCGGTTTATTATGAACTGCAATCAGAAACGGATTCCGCTGGTGTTTTTGCAGGATGTGTCGGGCTTTATGGTTGGGAGCCGTGCCGAGCAGGGCGGAATCATTAAAGATGGGGCCAAAATGGTTAGCGCGATGGCGAATTCCGTGGTGCCGAAGTTTACGGTTGTGATCGGTAATAGTTACGGGGCGGGTAATTATGCCATGTGCGGCAAAGCCTATGACCCCCGACTGATGCTGGCCTGGCCAACGGCACAAATGGCCGTTATGAGCGGGGCATCGGCCGCCAAAACCCTCGTTCAAATACAGGTTGCTTCACTTAAAGCAAAGGGAGAAATCATAACGCCTGAAGCTGAACAAGCGCTGCTAAAGAAGATCACTGACCAATATAACGCACAACTCTCGCCCTATTACGCAGCCGCCCGCCTGTGGGTCGACGCCGTTATCGACCCGCTCGATACGCGTAAAATTCTCTCTGAAGGTATTTCGGCGGCTAACCACGCACCCATTACGAAACCGTTCTCGGTAGGCGTGATTCAGACATAAGTAGTTAAGTACCAAACAGCTTCTAGCTGTTTGAGCTAAACTTAATTTAGATGACAACTTGCAAACAGCCATAGGCTATTTGGTACACACGTCACTTCACAGCCCGCAACGCCTTGACTTCATCAGCCGTTACGGCGTCTGCTTTATTGCCAAAGTTGCTGCGGATGTAGGTGAGTACATCGGCAATTTGGGCATCATTCAGAAAGTCGTGGGCGGGCATGGCATTGTCGTACATATCGCCTTCAATTTCCTGGCCTTGCAGCCCTTTCAACAACACGTTAATCAGCCTGTTTTTATCGCCCAGCACCCAATCAGTCTGGCGCAGGGGCGGGTTGAGATTAGGAACGCCGGAGCCGTTGGCCTGATGACAGGTCAGGCAGTTTTGTTCATAAATAAGCTGTCCGGGGGCTTTGGTCGCTACGGCTGTTGGCTTGGCCGCAGCCTTTGTAACAGGCTTTTTGGTCTGGGCAAAAGCTACCGAAAGAGAGAGGCAGAAGAGTAGAGTGACGATAAATTTCATGAAGATAAAGTTTTTCAAATAACAGATTAGTCTAATGAATGGTTGTGCCTTTGCAGCCGGATATAGGACATACGCCATATCTTCAAGATATGGCGTATGTCCTATATCCGGCTGCAAAGGCACCAATCTATTTTCGCCATTTCAGCGTGTTCAGCATGTGCATGATATCCTTGCGAATGTACTGAATAACGGGTTGTAACGAATCGTTTTCGGTTGCTGTGTTAAAATACAACGCCCCCCGCATAAAATGGGTTGTGGAATCGGTCGTGATAAACTGCACCTGACTGGGCACCTCGCCCGACAAATCAATTATACTGGCTTCCAGACCCGATTTTAACCGTACTTTTCGTTGCTCGATGGCATAGGCTTTTATGTTGTGCCGGGCTGCCAGTTTGTAGGAATCTTCGAGCATGGCCCGAAGCTTAGTTACATTGTTGCCAACCGGCTTGTACGTCAATTGAACGCTGGCTTTAAATGTTGGGTAATTAATGAAAATCCAGTCGGGCTCGGACCGGGCGAAGGTATCCGGCAAAATTCGGGCAATGGTATTGTATTCAAACTGATACGGGTGTGTCGGGTCGATCAGCTTATAAGCTGGCGTAGGGAGGTCTAAACGAGGAAACCCTTTCGGTTTCGGTACATAATTGTCGGACGAATCACTGCTACAGGCGGCTAATAACAGGCCTGTCAGGAGAATGAATGCGTATTTTATCACAGGTAAATAAGGCAAAGTGCAGATTGACAACTTAGTAAACGCAAAAGCCCGGCGGTTTCGTGCCGGGCTACGCATAAAGGCTATAAGACTATCAATTATACATTCACGTCTTCCAGTTCTTCCTTCATGACAGGCTGACCCAGTAGGGTAGCAAACCGGTTCACATTGAACGTAGGCTCGAACCAGACTTCGCCCATAACCGGGTGTTTCACGGGTACATCGGGATTCTGGATTTCGTTCAGCAACACGCCCGTGTCGCCGGTTGTGTGCCGTTTCACCTGCCGAATCGTATACATCTGGTCACGCTTTGGCGTTTGTATGCCAAATTCAGCATAAAAGGCCAATACGGGAGCCGGAAATTTGTCGTTTGTGCAAATAACTTCCATATAACCGGGATTTTTAAGATTTAAAGGATTTTCCTGATTACAGCAAAAACGCTCTGCAAATCCGAACTGATTTTTTTGGTTAACACAATTTGGACTAAAAATGTCCTGAATGGAATACAGATTTTTAGGTTCTGGCGCGGGTATTTACCGCACAGGCGGCCCTGCCGTGCCTTTAATTAAGTCAGTATTTACTGACGCAAGCAAACGCTTGCTATATACAAAGGCACGGCAGGGCCGCCTGTGCGGTAAATACCCGCGCCAGAATCTGTATCACCCTTCAAATAAATTCCCTAACTGCCCGAGTACAGAGCCACCTTCTTTGTGAGCTTGTCCACCTGCCGGCGATAGGCGTTGTACTAATTTAGAAATCGGCATCGACTGAATCCAGACTTTTCCGGAACCGCGCAGGGTAGCCAAGAACAGACCTTCGCCACCAAATACCATACTTCGCAGTCCACCCGCCCGCTGAATGTCGAAGTTAATACTTGGCTCAAAACCAACCACGCAACCGGTATCGACACGCAACGTTTCGTTGTTTAGTGTTCGCTCAACGACTACACCACCAGCATGAATAAAGACCATACCGTCGCCTTGCACTTTCTCCAGAATGAAGCCTTCGCCACCAAAGAAACCTGCGCCTAACTTCTGGTTAAACTGAATACTTAACTTCGTGCCAAGAGCCGCGCATAAGAAGGCGTCTTTTTGAACGATAAGTGTATTGCCATACACATTGGCCATGTTAACGGGCATAATTGTGCCTGGATAAGGAGCGGAGAAAGCCACTTTCCGTTTGCCAACACCCCGATTCGTGAAGTGCGTCATAAAGAGCGATTCGCCCATAATTACACGCGAACCTGCCTGCAATAATTTGCCGAGAAAACCCTGATCGGGTTGCGAGCCATCGCCCATTTTGGTTTCGAACGTGATGCCATCTTCCATAAATAACATCGAGCCCGCTTCGGCAATAACGGTTTCGTTGGGGTCCAGTTCTATTTCAACGATCTGGATATCTTCGCCAATAATCTTGTAGTCGATTTCGTGAGCGTACATAGTCAGTTTTGGTTAACCTAAACAGGCAATTATGGAGGAAAACTAGTAAATGGCGCGCATTCTATTTCTATTTTTTCTGACAAACGGTACAAAAAAAAGCCCGACCGGGCGTTTTGGCAGGTCAGGCTTTTAGCGTTGGTTGATGTCGTCCGGCAAATCATTGTCGGTTTCATCGAAGAGGTGATCGTCATCTGATTTCTCGTCCGCATCTTCCGGTTCCGGGTCTCCTTTTAGATTCAGATCAGTGCGATGGCGAAGTTTTTTGTCATCGACGGTTTTGTTCAGAAACTGATTGATCTTATCAATGTCGAAACTCGTCGTGATTTCGCCGAACGAGTTGATCTGAATATCGAAGCCTTCCAATTCTTTATGAACGCGTGGCTTATCGTTTTCGTCGGGATTCGTTTTTTTCTTTGCCATGGGGGTCGCGGATTAGTGCAAGCCTATCTCAGAAACGGAAACCTGAGTTTAGCCTATAAGTTTAAAAATTAAACAATTTCTGGCGCGAGTATTTACTCGTGTCTTTACATACAGCCAGCATTCGCTGGCGTATTGGTTAATCATTCTCGCGCCAGCGAATGCTGGCTATATGTAAAGACACGAGTAAATACTCGCGCCAGTCTACCTCTATCCTAACGTAGCCAGTGCTTTTTCAAGCCGTGTTACCGTCTCATTTTTACCAATAATTTCCATCGTGAGCATCAGGTCGGGGCCAGCGCCGGAACCCGTTAGGGCTACCCGCATGGCCTGCATGATTTTGCCTTGTTTAATACCCGCCTGCTGCATGGCATCGCCAAGGCTGTGCTTGATGGTGTCGGCTATGAACTCGCCATCGAAGGATTGCAGCGCTTCGTGGAAAACCATTACGGCCTGCTTAGCGTCCTCATTCCATTTGGCGGTTACAATGGCCTCATCGTAGGTCGTTGGTGCGTTGAAAATCGTACCGGCTTCGGTAAAGATTTCGTGGGCGAAGTTGACGCGTCCTTTAAGCAGCGCGGCAATTTTTTCGGCTTTATCCAGCGAACAAGTGAATCCGGCGGCTTCTGCCTGTTGCTGAACGGTAGGCGCCAGATCGGCGTCGGTTTGCAAACGAATATACTGATGGTTGAACCACTGCGCCTTTTGAATATCGAAACGCGCTCCGGCTTTGTGAACCTGAGTCAGATCGAAGCTGGCGATCAGCTCATCCATTGTGAACAACTCCTGTTCAGTACCGGGATTCCAGCCCAGCAGGGCCAGAAAGTTGATGGTTGCTTCGGGCAGGTAACCCTCTTCCCGGAAGCCTTTAGCCACAACACCCGAAAACGGATCAGTCCATTGCAGCGGGAATATTGGAAAGCCGCCAAGGTCGGCGTCGCGTTTGCTTAGCTTACCGTTGCCTTCTGGTTTCAGGAGTAGTGGCAAATGAGCAAATTGCGGCATAGTATCTTCCCAACCCAAATACCGATACAGGAGCACATGCAGCGGAGCAGATGGCAACCACTCTTCGCCCCGAATCACGTGCGTGATGCCCATCAAATGGTCGTCCACGATATTTGCGAGGTGATAAGTTGGCAAGCCATCCGATTTGAGCAGAACTTTATCGTCAATAGCCGATGAATGCACATTGACCCACCCCCGAATAAGGTCGTTTAACCGAACTTCTTCTTTGCGGGGCGTTTTCAGGCGAATCACAAAAGGTTCTCCTGCCTCCATACGTGCTTTAACATCCTCTGGCGTCATGGTCAGGGAGTTGCGCATCTGCATGCGCGTTATCGCGTTGTATTGAGCAGCGGGCGCGTTGGCCTCTTCGAGCCGTTTACGCATAACATCCAGTTCCTCAGCCGTATCGAAGGCGTAATAGGCTTTGCCTTCATCAATTAAGCGTTGAGCCTCTTTCTGATAAATTTCACGGCGCTCCGACTGGCGGTATGGCGCATGGGGACCACCGGTGCCCTGGCCTTCGTCGATCTCGATACCAACCCATTTAAGGGCTTCCATAATGTAGTCTTCTGCCCCAGGCACAAAGCGATTCTGGTCGGTATCTTCGATACGCAGGAGCATTTTGCCGCCCATTTTTCGGGCAAATAAATAATTATAAAGCGCAGTACGCACTCCGCCAATATGCAGCGGGCCGGTAGGGCTGGGCGCGAAACGAACGCGAACGGGTCTTGACATGGGATTATGAATGAGTGAATGAGCGAACGAGTGAACGAGTGAACGAGTGACTTATGCGTCAGCTACTCTTTCGCCATTCACTCTTTCGCTCTTTCACTATTGAATAGCTATTACTGAAATTTCAACATTAACATCTTTGGGTAAACGGGCAACTTCAACGGTTTCGCGGGCGGGTGGGTTCTCGGTGAAAAACCGGCCATATACTTCGTTGATGGCCGCAAAGTTGTTCATGTCCTTTACGAAAATACTACTCTTCACAACGTCGGCATAGTTCATATCGGCAGCTTTCAGGATCGCGCCAATATTTTCCATTACTTTCTGCGTCTCGGCCTGAATATCGCCGTTCGGGGCTAATTCGATGGCAACCTGACCTGAAACGAAGAGCGTTCCGTTGATTTTAACGGCTTGACTATAAGGTCCAATAGGTGCTGGAGCCTCGTCGGTATAAACAATTTGTTTGCTCATGGTTTTTAATAATGAGTAGTTTGCTGTGATAAGCGATTCGGCTAATGGGGGGGCGAACCACAGTCAACTATCGGCTGACAAGTAAATTGCATGCAAGTTATCACTAAACCCCCGGATGGCCGAAAAATCATCGGTATCATCCATAAAAAACGATTTCCAGCCCTGTAAACTTCCGTTCTGATAAACACGATCTATGGCTTTTTGGAATGATTTTTTTACGACTACATCGGCAGAGGCCGAAACGCAGTTTGATCGACTTAAGAATAAGCTTTTCGGGCGGCTCGATGCCCAAAAGCCCTATCGAATTATTTATTATCGGGGTTTCGGAAGTCCAACGGCCGTTTGGCTAACAGGCCGTGTTCTCCGTCAGCATGACCTGAGTACACCAAGCGACCGGGATACGTTCTGGCAAAATCTTCTGGCTACTTATCAGCGGTTCGGAAGCCGCGACGTGCCGGGTGTAACCGTGCGCATCGACGCGTTTGGGCAACAGTATACGGCCATAACGGATAACGATGGGTATTTTGCCCTTACCATCAACCCACCCGAAAACTTGCCCGTGGGGCGGGCATGGTTTCCGGTTCGGTACTCGCTGGATGGAGTCGTGCAACTCGAACCTGAACTTGCCGACGTGGGAGCAATCGAAAATTCGCTGGTCGTTAAAGAAGGGCATTTGATGATCTCACCACCCTATAGCCATTTTGGGGTTATTTCGGATATCGACGATACAGTACTCGTAACAGATGCTACCAACCTGTTGCAAACGGCCCGGCTTACGTTTCTGGGAAATGCCTACACCCGATTGCCATTTGCGGGAATTGCCGCTTTTTACCGGGCGTTGCAGAGTGGGCCGGTCACGACGCTGTTCAATCCAATCTATTTCGTGTCGAGCAGTCCCTGGAATCTCTATGATTTGCTGGTCGATTTCTTCCGTATTCAGGGTATTCCCAAGGGGCCTATTCTGTTGCGGGATCTTGATTTAAGCAGCAAGTTATTTTCATCCCAGGGCCATCACACACATAAGCTGGGCATGATTCGGAAAGTGCTGGACGTAAACCCGCAACTTCCGTTTGTGCTCATCGGCGACAGCGGGCAGCAGGATCCCGAAATTTATTCGCAGGTTGTTCGCGAAAATCCGGGCCGGATTCTGGCCGTTTATATTCGCGATGTATCGACCGATCAGCGCGACGAAGCCGTTCGCGAACTCATCCGAACCGCCGAAGCCCACAACGTGCCTATGTTGCTTGTAGAAGATACCGTTGCAGCCGCCGAACATGCAGCCTCACTCGGCCTGATTGACCCCGACACTATTCCCGAAATCCGCGCCGACCGACGCGCCGATGAAGAAAGTTGAGTTTTTTTCATGCGCAACGCAACCTGTTACAAAAACCTCCCGTATTGACAAACGAACCGGTTCAACTGTCCTTTCCCTATCTGTATTCATCTGAGGTGAAAAATAAAGAATGAAGATAAACGCTGAAAACGATCAGTGTTCTGTCTCTCTTTGACCTTTCTCCTTTCGATGAGTCATAAACACAGTTAACACGATGAGAAATTGTCTTTATATTAATCGATTGGTGCTCTTAACGGGCTTGTTGATGGTCGCTTTGTTCGGTTGTGATCAGGAAAATCCAACAATTGTCTCGCCGGATGTCTCGCTCAAAACATCTCCGCTTGGGGGTATCATGACTGGCAATGGGGGGAAAACGCTTTATTTCTTTGCGCCAGATGTGGCTGGTACGTCAAATTGCTCGGGCGGTTGCGTTGACACCTGGCCAGTTTTTTACAAGGAAACGCCAACATTGAGCAACGGGTTGAAAGCTGCTGATTTTGCCACAATTACCCGGGCTGATGGAAACAAGCAAACGACTTTCCGTGGCTGGCCACTCTATTATTTCAAGAACGACGCGAAGGCCGGCGATATCAACGGCGATAAAGTTGGTAATGTCTGGATGGTTGCCAAACCTAATTACTCGGTCATGCTGGCCTCACGCCAACTGGTTGGCAATGATGGGAAAAGTTATACGTTTGATACGAAAGAAGGAACGGGAAATTCACTATTTTTAGTCGACAGTGTGGGACGTACTTTATACGCGTTTGCTTTTGATAAAAACAAAAAGAATACCTATACAAAAGCGGATCTGAGTAATGATGCTACCTGGCCTATTTTCGAAAAAGCAACCATAGGCGAAATACCTTCTCTTCTGGAAAAGAGTGATTTTGCGACAATTACAGCGGTTGGAAAAACTCAACTTACCTATAAAGGCTGGCCACTCTATTATTTCGGTCCTGACCAATCGACGAGAGGCAATACCAAAGGGGTGAGTGTACCAAGACCAGGTGTTTGGCCGGTTGTTAATACAACCTCACCTATTGCACCAAATTGATTTAAAAAAGTGTCGGTTTAAGCTTGCTATAAACAGGTGTTGAATAGATTGATAGGGTCAATTGACTGACCAGAATGAACTGTCGTAAATCGAGAGCCGTACTTTACTAATAAGGTTACTTTGTCCAACGCGCCCAACATACCTGCTCTAACCGACTTACTGGCTGGCTGCTTACGCAACCAGCGGAAGAGTCAGGAATTGCTTTATCGGCAGTTCTACGGGTACGCTATGAGTGTTTGTTTACGCTATGCACCCACACGCGATGGTGCGATGGAAGTGCTGAACGATGGGTTTCTGAAAGTGTTTACGCGATTGGACCAATACGACCCGGCACAGCCGTTTAAGGGCTGGCTTCGGCGCATTATGATTAATGCGGCCATAGATCACTATAGACAAGAGGTACGCCATCATCATCACGAAGATGTTGATCAGGTGGAGCAGACCGTCGCTACAGAATCAGCTGATGCCTTTAGTCAGCTGGCTCATGAAGATTTGATGGGATTGATTCAGCGGCTGTCACCGGCTTATCGACTAGTATTTAATTTGTATGTTATGGATGGATTCACGCACGAGGAAATTGCCGGGCAACTTGGCATTTCAGTTGGCGCGTCGAAGTCGAATCTGGCCCGGGCACGGGAGAATCTACGCTTGTTAGTAAAGCGCTTAAACAACGATGAGTATGTCAGAGCTAACCGATGACCAATTGGACGGGCTCTTCAGAAAATCGGCTGAAGAGTTTGATCCACCATTCGATCCTGCGGCCTGGCAGGATATGAAAATTCGCTTGGATACGCATGATAGTCCAGCGTCTGGTGGAACACCGCTTTGGAAA contains:
- a CDS encoding MlaD family protein, which codes for MKVSKEVKVGLLAVISLMMLYFGFNFLKGSDFFSSTHKYQVVYDNIDGLVASNPIRINGLTVGQVKSIEILQNKQNKLLVTLELKKDIIVTQGSRAVLADDGLLGGKLIRLGINYGKPELEDGGMLVAAKESGLSALIREKTLPVLNNVDSLTYQLNHVVAQFDQTGIVLNKTLRSADAAVGTLGLTIAENRAGLQATLANVNRLSSSLIETEKQLKPILAKADTFADSLQGLQLKQTLGSVNKTVDNLQHILADINNGRGSLGKLTSDEALYTNVNKTTASLEKLLTDLRENPKRYVHFSLFGRKEKPAPTETQPASSTGMTSRADSTK
- a CDS encoding energy transducer TonB; its protein translation is MKTLLASLVITLFTASLSWAQAAESSLNTDLSFRQALKSIRYPALAHQPERTAKVYVDFVITKEGKVADVKLLKMGSIDNAFIEEVNRLVAQLPTQKSTYAGEYVLPVVFESHNKPGVYQPTVSDRAAFDRTFVQLSHSKALLNELYVAAN
- a CDS encoding acyl-CoA carboxylase subunit beta, yielding MQTLLDELAQRTAQTQLGGGQKKIDDQHRKGKLTARERISYLTDEGKPFVEIGLFTGDGLYAEHGGCPSGGVVVGIGYVSGRQCVIVANDATVKAGAWFPITAKKNLRAQEIAMENRLPIIYLVDSAGVYLPLQDEVFADKEHFGRTFRNNAHLSAMGVLQVAAIMGSCVAGGAYLPIMSDEALIVEGTGSIFLAGPYLVKASIGEDVDAETLGGATTHTDISGVVDNKYPDDKSCLDAIKRIFDKTGHHETAGFDRSEPALPTKNPDDIFKILPADRVKPYDMQEIVDRLVDKSEFDAYKPGYGQTLLCGYARIDGWAVGIVANQRKVVKAKGRTGQPTEMQMGGVIYGDAADKAARFIMNCNQKRIPLVFLQDVSGFMVGSRAEQGGIIKDGAKMVSAMANSVVPKFTVVIGNSYGAGNYAMCGKAYDPRLMLAWPTAQMAVMSGASAAKTLVQIQVASLKAKGEIITPEAEQALLKKITDQYNAQLSPYYAAARLWVDAVIDPLDTRKILSEGISAANHAPITKPFSVGVIQT
- a CDS encoding c-type cytochrome codes for the protein MKFIVTLLFCLSLSVAFAQTKKPVTKAAAKPTAVATKAPGQLIYEQNCLTCHQANGSGVPNLNPPLRQTDWVLGDKNRLINVLLKGLQGQEIEGDMYDNAMPAHDFLNDAQIADVLTYIRSNFGNKADAVTADEVKALRAVK
- the gldD gene encoding gliding motility lipoprotein GldD — protein: MIKYAFILLTGLLLAACSSDSSDNYVPKPKGFPRLDLPTPAYKLIDPTHPYQFEYNTIARILPDTFARSEPDWIFINYPTFKASVQLTYKPVGNNVTKLRAMLEDSYKLAARHNIKAYAIEQRKVRLKSGLEASIIDLSGEVPSQVQFITTDSTTHFMRGALYFNTATENDSLQPVIQYIRKDIMHMLNTLKWRK
- a CDS encoding TIGR00266 family protein; translation: MYAHEIDYKIIGEDIQIVEIELDPNETVIAEAGSMLFMEDGITFETKMGDGSQPDQGFLGKLLQAGSRVIMGESLFMTHFTNRGVGKRKVAFSAPYPGTIMPVNMANVYGNTLIVQKDAFLCAALGTKLSIQFNQKLGAGFFGGEGFILEKVQGDGMVFIHAGGVVVERTLNNETLRVDTGCVVGFEPSINFDIQRAGGLRSMVFGGEGLFLATLRGSGKVWIQSMPISKLVQRLSPAGGQAHKEGGSVLGQLGNLFEG
- the gltX gene encoding glutamate--tRNA ligase is translated as MSRPVRVRFAPSPTGPLHIGGVRTALYNYLFARKMGGKMLLRIEDTDQNRFVPGAEDYIMEALKWVGIEIDEGQGTGGPHAPYRQSERREIYQKEAQRLIDEGKAYYAFDTAEELDVMRKRLEEANAPAAQYNAITRMQMRNSLTMTPEDVKARMEAGEPFVIRLKTPRKEEVRLNDLIRGWVNVHSSAIDDKVLLKSDGLPTYHLANIVDDHLMGITHVIRGEEWLPSAPLHVLLYRYLGWEDTMPQFAHLPLLLKPEGNGKLSKRDADLGGFPIFPLQWTDPFSGVVAKGFREEGYLPEATINFLALLGWNPGTEQELFTMDELIASFDLTQVHKAGARFDIQKAQWFNHQYIRLQTDADLAPTVQQQAEAAGFTCSLDKAEKIAALLKGRVNFAHEIFTEAGTIFNAPTTYDEAIVTAKWNEDAKQAVMVFHEALQSFDGEFIADTIKHSLGDAMQQAGIKQGKIMQAMRVALTGSGAGPDLMLTMEIIGKNETVTRLEKALATLG
- a CDS encoding Rid family detoxifying hydrolase translates to MSKQIVYTDEAPAPIGPYSQAVKINGTLFVSGQVAIELAPNGDIQAETQKVMENIGAILKAADMNYADVVKSSIFVKDMNNFAAINEVYGRFFTENPPARETVEVARLPKDVNVEISVIAIQ
- a CDS encoding App1 family protein, with product MAFWNDFFTTTSAEAETQFDRLKNKLFGRLDAQKPYRIIYYRGFGSPTAVWLTGRVLRQHDLSTPSDRDTFWQNLLATYQRFGSRDVPGVTVRIDAFGQQYTAITDNDGYFALTINPPENLPVGRAWFPVRYSLDGVVQLEPELADVGAIENSLVVKEGHLMISPPYSHFGVISDIDDTVLVTDATNLLQTARLTFLGNAYTRLPFAGIAAFYRALQSGPVTTLFNPIYFVSSSPWNLYDLLVDFFRIQGIPKGPILLRDLDLSSKLFSSQGHHTHKLGMIRKVLDVNPQLPFVLIGDSGQQDPEIYSQVVRENPGRILAVYIRDVSTDQRDEAVRELIRTAEAHNVPMLLVEDTVAAAEHAASLGLIDPDTIPEIRADRRADEES
- a CDS encoding RNA polymerase sigma factor; its protein translation is MSNAPNIPALTDLLAGCLRNQRKSQELLYRQFYGYAMSVCLRYAPTRDGAMEVLNDGFLKVFTRLDQYDPAQPFKGWLRRIMINAAIDHYRQEVRHHHHEDVDQVEQTVATESADAFSQLAHEDLMGLIQRLSPAYRLVFNLYVMDGFTHEEIAGQLGISVGASKSNLARARENLRLLVKRLNNDEYVRANR